One Gallus gallus isolate bGalGal1 chromosome 11, bGalGal1.mat.broiler.GRCg7b, whole genome shotgun sequence DNA window includes the following coding sequences:
- the LOC112533293 gene encoding MAGE-like protein 2 isoform X2, translating into MQPTIRGPRPVPPQPLPVPTATYLVPQASVWPGVPGIQGQVVQLPPGGLLLPRAQLLPVVQLPPGGLHQAVAPPCVPVHRWAHPLVAGTPLPQQPMGLGPGAVFHAQPRQPAGTCLLQAPGRPGPPPVLFQVPPRHGQVYPMPCNLPGSWELPMEPFADVVELTEDQGNPTPTTTCLHIDTSPPTRSATTLEPGVMTSSDVPDDVTDIQGLLSWANDVASAAEVSHENPSSPGSPPFIAELPDNPRESKELSTEPQAATGIPTDPFWGLPPSPGLLPEMQRGLSLLPPVVPPASRQLSPRLTPLVATTPPPPRTAQPIEEVQQRQPPVVQIRSPLSPGSVPCRVADKKHRDSTKQAKRPAPAGIPKKQDTSRQEQSISSAPAKKGKLPPRKERKGRKHPHQVKPAGARTGASSSSGQAGTASELRRHLLESIQAVHPLGQRVTAVGPVHQPPSVQPQPTASAVPAGPQPQRGSTDKAVPAPPGTTVQVEDTAKKTAPSCLRPSPRRSSPLRRDPPSQQHRQQPRPRRSVDFVPCVGPRAGGRAAHTALEESLPITPEQRPERERMKKLAQEERERAAHQMKIGPVQFLVQRAIDMAIADKYGYP; encoded by the exons atgcagcccaccatccgcggaccgaGGCCGGTACCACCCcaacccctccctgtccccactgccacctacctggtGCCccaggcctctgtctggcctggggtgCCAGGCATCCAGGGGCAGGTAGTGCAGCTCCCGCCTGGGGGGCTGCTCCTACCTAGGGCTCAGCTGTTACCAGTGGTGCAGCTCccacctggggggctgcaccaAGCTGTGGCTCCTCCCTGTGTCCCTGTCCACCGCTGGGCACATCCCCTGGTGGCAGGGACGCcgctgccccagcagccgatggggctggGGCCTGGGGCCGTGTTCCATGCACAGCCCCggcagcccgcaggcacctgcctgctgcaggcccccggccgccccggccccccgccagttCTTTTTCAGGTGCCTCCACGCCACGGACAGGTCTACCCCATGCCCTGCAACTTGCCcggcagctgggagctgcctaTGGAGCCCTTTGCAGACGTCGTGGAgctcacggaggaccaggggAACCCGACGCCCACCACCACGTGCCTCCATATTGATACATCTCCGCCCACCCGCAGTGCCACCACTTTGGAACCTGGCG tgaTGACCAGCTCAGATGTGCCGGATGACGTCACGGACATTCAGGGGCTGCTTTCTTGGGCCAACG atgtGGCCAGTGCTGCTGAGGTCTCCCACGAGAaccccagcagcccaggctccCCTCCCTTCATCGCTGAGCTCCCTGACAACCccagggaaagcaaagagctCAGCACGGAGCCACAGGCTGCCACTGGGATCCCCACCGACCCCTTCTGGGGACTTCCACCATCCCCTGGGCTCCTGCCTGAGATGCAGCGTGGGTTGTCGCTGCTGCCCCCCGTCGTGCCACCAGCAAGTCGCCAGCTCAGTCCACGGCTGACTCCCCTGGTTGCCACCACGCCTCCCCCACCCCGTACCGCACAGCCCATTGAGGAGGTGCAGCAAAGGCAGCCCCCGGTGGTTCAGATCCGCTCGCCACTGTCACCGGGCTCTGTCCCCTGCCGGGTGGCGGACAAGAAGCACAGGGACAGCACCAAGCAGGCCAAGCGCCCTGCGCCTGCCGGCATCCCCAAGAAACAGGACACCTCCAGGCAAGAGCAGTCCATCAGCAGTGCCCCAGCCAAGAAGGGGAAGCTGCCGCCACgcaaggagagaaaaggccGCAAACACCCACACCAAGTGAAGCCGGCTGGGGCCCgaacaggagccagcagcagcagcgggcaAGCAGGCACTGCCAGCGAGCTGCGCAGACACTTGCTGGAATCCATCCAGGCCGTGCACCCGCTGGGGCAGAGGGTGACTGCGGTGGGGCCGGTGCACCAGCCACCCTCTGTGCAGCCCCAACCCACAGCCAGCGCTGTGCCTGctggcccccagccccaacGCGGCAGCACGGACAAGGCAGTGCCGGCACCACCAGGCACCACGGTGCAAGTGGAGGACACTGCCAAGAAGACGGCGCCAAGCTGCCTGCGCCCGTCCCCACGGAGGAGCTCACCGCTGCGGAGGGACCCAccatcacagcagcacaggcagcagcctcGGCCACGGCGCTCCGTGGACTTTGTGCCCTGTGTGGGGCCCCGAGCGGGTGGCCGTGCggcacacacagcactggaggAGTCGCTGCCCATCACACCCGAGCAGCGGCCCGAGCGGGAGCGCATGAAGAAGCTGGCCCAGGAGGAGCGGGAGCGGGCAGCCCACCAGATGAAGATCGGCCCCGTGCAGTTCCTGGTGCAGCGGGCGATAGACATGGCCATAGCCGACAAGTACGGCTATCCGTAA
- the LOC112533293 gene encoding serine/arginine repetitive matrix protein 1-like isoform X1: MQPTIRGPRPVPPQPLPVPTATYLVPQASVWPGVPGIQGQVVQLPPGGLLLPRAQLLPVVQLPPGGLHQAVAPPCVPVHRWAHPLVAGTPLPQQPMGLGPGAVFHAQPRQPAGTCLLQAPGRPGPPPVLFQVPPRHGQVYPMPCNLPGSWELPMEPFADVVELTEDQGNPTPTTTCLHIDTSPPTRSATTLEPGAVMTSSDVPDDVTDIQGLLSWANDVASAAEVSHENPSSPGSPPFIAELPDNPRESKELSTEPQAATGIPTDPFWGLPPSPGLLPEMQRGLSLLPPVVPPASRQLSPRLTPLVATTPPPPRTAQPIEEVQQRQPPVVQIRSPLSPGSVPCRVADKKHRDSTKQAKRPAPAGIPKKQDTSRQEQSISSAPAKKGKLPPRKERKGRKHPHQVKPAGARTGASSSSGQAGTASELRRHLLESIQAVHPLGQRVTAVGPVHQPPSVQPQPTASAVPAGPQPQRGSTDKAVPAPPGTTVQVEDTAKKTAPSCLRPSPRRSSPLRRDPPSQQHRQQPRPRRSVDFVPCVGPRAGGRAAHTALEESLPITPEQRPERERMKKLAQEERERAAHQMKIGPVQFLVQRAIDMAIADKYGYP, encoded by the exons atgcagcccaccatccgcggaccgaGGCCGGTACCACCCcaacccctccctgtccccactgccacctacctggtGCCccaggcctctgtctggcctggggtgCCAGGCATCCAGGGGCAGGTAGTGCAGCTCCCGCCTGGGGGGCTGCTCCTACCTAGGGCTCAGCTGTTACCAGTGGTGCAGCTCccacctggggggctgcaccaAGCTGTGGCTCCTCCCTGTGTCCCTGTCCACCGCTGGGCACATCCCCTGGTGGCAGGGACGCcgctgccccagcagccgatggggctggGGCCTGGGGCCGTGTTCCATGCACAGCCCCggcagcccgcaggcacctgcctgctgcaggcccccggccgccccggccccccgccagttCTTTTTCAGGTGCCTCCACGCCACGGACAGGTCTACCCCATGCCCTGCAACTTGCCcggcagctgggagctgcctaTGGAGCCCTTTGCAGACGTCGTGGAgctcacggaggaccaggggAACCCGACGCCCACCACCACGTGCCTCCATATTGATACATCTCCGCCCACCCGCAGTGCCACCACTTTGGAACCTGGCG cagtgaTGACCAGCTCAGATGTGCCGGATGACGTCACGGACATTCAGGGGCTGCTTTCTTGGGCCAACG atgtGGCCAGTGCTGCTGAGGTCTCCCACGAGAaccccagcagcccaggctccCCTCCCTTCATCGCTGAGCTCCCTGACAACCccagggaaagcaaagagctCAGCACGGAGCCACAGGCTGCCACTGGGATCCCCACCGACCCCTTCTGGGGACTTCCACCATCCCCTGGGCTCCTGCCTGAGATGCAGCGTGGGTTGTCGCTGCTGCCCCCCGTCGTGCCACCAGCAAGTCGCCAGCTCAGTCCACGGCTGACTCCCCTGGTTGCCACCACGCCTCCCCCACCCCGTACCGCACAGCCCATTGAGGAGGTGCAGCAAAGGCAGCCCCCGGTGGTTCAGATCCGCTCGCCACTGTCACCGGGCTCTGTCCCCTGCCGGGTGGCGGACAAGAAGCACAGGGACAGCACCAAGCAGGCCAAGCGCCCTGCGCCTGCCGGCATCCCCAAGAAACAGGACACCTCCAGGCAAGAGCAGTCCATCAGCAGTGCCCCAGCCAAGAAGGGGAAGCTGCCGCCACgcaaggagagaaaaggccGCAAACACCCACACCAAGTGAAGCCGGCTGGGGCCCgaacaggagccagcagcagcagcgggcaAGCAGGCACTGCCAGCGAGCTGCGCAGACACTTGCTGGAATCCATCCAGGCCGTGCACCCGCTGGGGCAGAGGGTGACTGCGGTGGGGCCGGTGCACCAGCCACCCTCTGTGCAGCCCCAACCCACAGCCAGCGCTGTGCCTGctggcccccagccccaacGCGGCAGCACGGACAAGGCAGTGCCGGCACCACCAGGCACCACGGTGCAAGTGGAGGACACTGCCAAGAAGACGGCGCCAAGCTGCCTGCGCCCGTCCCCACGGAGGAGCTCACCGCTGCGGAGGGACCCAccatcacagcagcacaggcagcagcctcGGCCACGGCGCTCCGTGGACTTTGTGCCCTGTGTGGGGCCCCGAGCGGGTGGCCGTGCggcacacacagcactggaggAGTCGCTGCCCATCACACCCGAGCAGCGGCCCGAGCGGGAGCGCATGAAGAAGCTGGCCCAGGAGGAGCGGGAGCGGGCAGCCCACCAGATGAAGATCGGCCCCGTGCAGTTCCTGGTGCAGCGGGCGATAGACATGGCCATAGCCGACAAGTACGGCTATCCGTAA